The following coding sequences lie in one Arabidopsis thaliana chromosome 3, partial sequence genomic window:
- the TRM34 gene encoding uncharacterized protein (unknown protein; Has 5348 Blast hits to 3182 proteins in 353 species: Archae - 0; Bacteria - 481; Metazoa - 1959; Fungi - 405; Plants - 180; Viruses - 10; Other Eukaryotes - 2313 (source: NCBI BLink).), producing the protein MPEGKLRSGVYRSFIMCDDPRDVVECGAIKKQSKSRSSSTKQRCEEHLSKVKERSEMAVAPRKSSSTEDVPPSSLQLLRVSKGIQKLNVAIESLSKGFSFEAVSRPEDIAKDLLRGALDLEESLAMLSSIQEDDSKRKPMIRNDGRSDLRFQRSMSDRFGERIEKRMMVQENVASKDCYEELRKVIRESFLRQNLVSQTTTIETKKRVVRSDFASSSGAVSSSTSSSQSSMVSGSTKSSASSDVPQRAPSLIARLMGLDVSTQEPRKSSVNHIDKPDILKLSSERQEKVKKNSKESPEIVRCNSTREAALQSLPEETPSENPSTIVLIRPMRVVKPEPGSKQPVVPKKPRMQGEVHPRMINQRKDHQANGSNKMKLPLRMTKKDKEPKEMVPKVEENEGKVIKLMSPSNAKVLTRDRKPLETNKKLVVKKDDIAEGKDRHRALKPPSNPVSQKISNNSSDVSRNKSRRSSRLSSSSSSGSREKKSGEASRPNAKKKLRQQDNDLGSENNSCSSQETHGSLNQLSTEETTSSEFHNQGHCDNGEVSSCAATIHHSHEPETSQISLKSFLSTSSDFISYAEDLFDFNTNTERSRESNFRRRDSIVISDQRLALDFAKEVVRRKSLLLAEPTCHTRSSLDIDELLTEVCDGFESLTSYKDTFSGQNSFVKESIHLVLEKDLKGKKTEMTSGVWDLGWRSEFQIDETYEAVADLEKLILSGLIQEIIS; encoded by the exons ATGCCTGAAGGGAAATTAAGATCAGGAGTTTATAGATCATTCATAATGTGTGATGATCCAAGAGATGTTGTTGAATGTGGAGCTattaagaaacagagtaagagCCGTAGTAGTAGTACTAAACAGAGATGTGAAGAACATCTTTCGAAAGTGAAAGAGCGGTCCGAAATGGCGGTGGCGCCTAGGAAGAGTAGTAGTACAGAGGATGTTCCTCCTTCTTCGTTGCAGCTTTTGAGAGTATCCAAAGGGATTCAGAAATTGAATGTTGCAATTGAGTCATTGTCTAAAGGTTTTAGCTTTGAGGCGGTGTCAAGGCCTGAGGATATAGCGAAAGATCTGTTGAGAGGAGCTCTTGATTTGGAAGAGTCTTTAGCTATGTTAAGTAGTATTCAAGAAGATGATAGTAAGCGGAAACCGATGATTCGGAACGATGGAAGAAGCGATTTGCGGTTTCAAAGATCGATGTCTGATAGATTCGGAGAGCGGATTGAGAAACGGATGATGGTTCAAGAGAATGTAGCGTCTAAGGATTGTTATGAAGAGTTAAGGAAAGTGATTAGAGAGAGTTTTCTTAGGCAGAATCTTGTTTCACAAACAACTACTATAGAGACTAAGAAACGAGTTGTTAGAAGTGATTTTGCTTCCTCTTCTGGAGCTGTGTCGTCGTCAACTAGCTCGAGCCAATCTTCAATGGTTTCTGGCTCTACTAAGTCCTCTGCTTCGTCTGATGTTCCACAGAGAGCTCCAAGTTTGATTGCTAGGCTTATGGGTTTGGATGTATCAACTCAAGAACCGAGGAAAAGCTCGGTGAATCATATCGATAAGCCGGATATTTTAAAGCTGTCATCAGAAAGACaagagaaggtgaagaagaataGTAAGGAGAGTCCTGAAATTGTGAGATGCAACTCTACAAGAGAAGCTGCTTTACAGTCTTTGCCTGAAGAGACTCCGAGCGAGAATCCTTCGACTATAGTACTCATCAGACCTATGCGTGTTGTAAAACCGGAACCGGGAAGCAAACAACCGGTTGTACCAAAGAAACCGAGAATGCAAGGGGAGGTTCATCCAAGAATGATTAACCAGAGAAAAGATCATCAAGCTAATGGAagcaacaaaatgaaattacCATTACGTATGACCAAGAAGGACAAAGAACCGAAAGAAATGGTGCCTAAAGTAGAAGAGAATGAAGGTAAGGTCATCAAGCTAATGTCTCCAAGCAATGCCAAAGTTCTAACAAGAGATCGAAAACCGTTggaaaccaacaaaaaactTGTTGTCAAGAAGGATGATATTGCTGAAGGCAAAGACAGACATAGAGCTCTTAAACCACCCAGCAATCCTGTGAGTCAAAAGATATCGAACAATTCTTCAGACGTATCAAGAAACAAGAGTCGACGTTCCAGTAGGTTGAGCTCAAGCTCTAGTAGTGGTAGCCGGGAAAAGAAGTCCGGTGAGGCTAGTAGACCAAAT GCCAAGAAGAAACTCCGTCAACAAGACAACGACCTCGGTTCAGAGAATAATTCATGCTCTTCACAAGAGACGCATGGATCACTTAACCAACTGTCTACAGAGGAAACCACTTCTTCAGAGTTTCACAATCAAG GCCATTGTGACAATGGAGAAGTTTCATCATGTGCTGCCACAATTCACCATTCTCATGAGCCAGAAACATCCCAAATCTCTCTTAAGTCATTCCTATCCACCTCCTCGGATTTCATCAGCTACGCAGAGGATCTCTTCGACTTCAACACCAACACCGAACGAAGCAGAGAATCAAACTTTCGAAGAAGAGATAGCATTGTGATCTCAGACCAAAGACTAGCACTAGACTTTGCCAAAGAAGTAGTCAGACGCAAAAGCCTTCTTCTAGCAGAACCAACGTGTCACACACGAAGCTCTTTGGACATTGATGAGTTGTTGACAGAAGTCTGTGATGGGTTTGAGTCTCTGACAAGTTACAAAGACACGTTTTCAGGACAAAACAGCTTCGTTAAAGAGAGCATTCACTTGGTGTTGGAGAAGGATTTAAAGGGTAAGAAGACAGAGATGACAAGTGGAGTTTGGGATTTGGGTTGGAGAAGTGAGTTTCAGATTGATGAAACTTATGAAGCTGTAGCTGACTTAGAGAAACTTATCTTGTCCGGTTTGATCCAAGAGATTATCTCTTGA